The Lycorma delicatula isolate Av1 chromosome 8, ASM4794821v1, whole genome shotgun sequence DNA segment ttataatactttattggATTCTGTTATTagtatatgtatgtttataacaTACAGTATATTGTTCTGTTCAGTAACTGCTTTGATAAGGTTTATAAGGTATATAAATAATTCCAATACTTCCCTTAACAGGCtgtagaaaacaattttctttaaagattaaattctATCAAGAAACAGTTCTTCTACCttactaatacaataaataatattaaaaaatatttccctgTTATAAcataacatacaattttttttttatttgcactaTTTTTATAGGTACAGAAGGTTACCTGACACTccttgaaattgaaatataaaacagcccactgggctggtctagtggttaactcattgcaaaaatcagttgtttaacagctgattttctaagttgaaggttcttaggttcaaattctatagtagttagttgcttttatatggatttgaatgctagactgtggataccagtttactttggtggttggtattcaattaacctcacatttcaggaatggtcagcctgagtctgtacaagactacatgtaCACTTTAGgaggataataatattaatataaaacaaaaaacggcATACAATTTTCACTATAATTGTGCAAAACATTAAAGAACCAACTAAGCATGCCCGATTTCTATGAAATCACAAATCAAACTcttatactgtattattatttatgcaataCTTTaggaaagaataatattattattaacccaattaaataaaagtagaattaattttgtttgcataAATTATCTAGTAAAATTTTTGTGTAAGAACATGTTTTCTTGTAATTGTATGCGTATTTCAggtttaaataatgaattacttgAAACATGCAAAACATTTGGTGAtgtttttgatattatattagaAATGATAAATATGATGCCAAAGCCTATATGTATGGTAGCTCATAATGGAAACAAGTTTGATTTTCCTATTCTTCGTTCAGAAATTGCTCATATTAAAAAGGTAAATATGTATTTTCGtgtggatttttttataatacctaaTATTAATTTGATCTCTTGCTACTGGTATCAAATTACAATCTGAtatagttataacattttttcttatgttttaagTAGAGTTAGTTAATTGAAAAGAATAGAGAGAATGAAAAGTGCCAGAATACTGGAGAAATTGAATAATCacctaaaactataaaataattacaaagagaaaaataaaaagagggTAGGAGAGCAATGAGAATTGTAGAGGAGAAACACTTATTTCTAATATGGCAGATATTTTTAAGCATACTGGAAAGATGAATAGGTAACCACTGATCTCATTTTTTCTGAAatcatttattggaaaaaatttggCTAGTGCTACCTTAGTATGCGGTCTACCATCATCATGTGgtctaaatataaattgtatattttatgttaattagataaaattagcAAGTAAACTGAGCAttgggttaagtttggttaggtaACATCATCATTTCCTGTGTACTGAACTCGTATGATATCAatcttatcattaataatatcaacctatcattaataatttaaaaaaaaaactatttttaggagctaaatataaaaaatgtaaagtgcaaagaaggcAAGAAACctcccttggagcacttatttagtgagtcgaAATGGTATCAGTTTTAACagctttttcatgatttttgagaagtttaacattttattattacaatacacaagaaacctttttattcaccataaacatctacaaaaatactGCAAGTTATGcaaattgagatttttatcaccagccccatcacaGAGTTATTtgagccaaaatttgaatttaaaaaaaaaactttaggtgTAGTATaccaccattaatattatttatggtaaaactactaacatatacctacatataaaaagttaaataattcaaactgtatatGCCATCACTGCCTCTAGgaaaaaatgaccaaaagtgaaatttcatagtttttcatgttcatctttattggtaattttcttatagaaagaagagagataggtaagtAAACCACAGccaataaataaaccaataaaaccagtcatttaccttgagaaaatatgaataaattgctttttgtttcatccttccaggactaatagttttttagttatgattttttccataaacccttacaatcacaaaaatagatgtgcataccataacaaaaatggccatcacaggtaaactgcttaaataaaaaatttttaaaaacttgttttaaggtcttgagacatgtaggaaacaactgggtaagtttcaatttttttttaattgattaagcaaccacccttgggtcattTCAAATGCATTGACCCTTTCTAATTTTTTGATTGTAATGTcaacataagaaagaagaacCTACATATGAAGTTGAACcattgaaaacataattaaagatGTGACTACAgttgaaaatttagaaagaagttCCCTGAGCATGAATATGCACATAGGCCTACTGATAGAAGACCTTCATCCTAGGAATCAGCTGCAGCCTccaattaaatacattgattatGAGACTGTCTTTGTTAGTGCGACTGACATTGAAAAACGAACATCCTATGAAGAAGCTCAAAAGTCAGTTTTTGCTAATCAGTAGCAGGATGCTGTGGAGGCTGAATTGAAGTCTGCTGAAAATGATACATGGGATGTTATTAATAAGCCAGAAATTGATGACAACAAATGGGTTTATAGAATTAAACGAggtaattaagataattaaatttaaatctaggtTAGCTGCCAGAGGTTTATGCAGAAAGGCTCAATATATGAAGTTTATTCTCTTGTTgtcaaattaaatacatttagattAATGTTTGCTGCTGTTAATGTAAATTTTGACTGGCTTGTTATGCAAATGGATGTCTGGTAGCAGCACATTTTTGAATGGCAAActgaaagaaaatgtatttatgagTTTATCTGAGAATTGCAATTTACCAAGTGATAGTGTGCAAACCTAAGaaattcatgatttaaaaaattctccCAAATGCTGGTATGATAAATATCACGAATTCATGATATTTCAGAATTTGTAAGgtcaaataatgattattattgtttaaacttagattatctaatgttttaaaaatttttgtactaatttatgttgatttttaattatggGCTCAAATAAGCaagaaatgaatgtttttaagATTGGAATGATGAATAGGtttaaaatgaaagaactgtgtcaaatttcatattatttaggtATTACTGTAGAACAAAGTTAAAAAGATGGCATGATTACTTTGAATcaaagtaattatttagaaaatgtacTAAAATCTTTCAATATATTGTTAAACTGTCTCAATGGATAATAAtcttgattataattatttgccGAGAGAAAAACCAGAAAATACTGAGATAGAAAATAAGTATCAAAAATTAATAGGTTGTATTATGTGTGCAATGTTTAGCAAATCAGATTTGTGTGCAAGTATTAGTACGGAagctgttcaaaaagtaatgataaaaacgcactacagaaaaatatatttattcagtcTTCCAAATCTACATGCTGTTTTTCATGTAACCCCCCTCAGTTTTAATATACTTTTCCTCCCACCGTTCCTGCCACTTTGTAAACACGAATGCCACACCATCTTTCTTGAGCTCCTTTCAGCACACCCCCACAGCTTTAATGACCTCATGATTGGTCTTAAATTTCCGTCCCCTGAGCGGAAACTTGACTTCAGGGAGCAACCACAAGAGGCCAAATCAGGACTGTACGGTGGGTGGAGTACACTTGCGATGCCGCTAGCATTCAAGAAATCAACTACAGTGTGAGTGACATGGGGCCGCACATTGTCATCATGatgcagtaaaattttgttaatgttcttGTGTgactgttttttcttaaaatgatgcAACATTATGCTCAAAACCGATTTGTAATAATCTGCCGTGACTGTCTGGTCTTGAGGGACAGCATGTTGGTACAAAAAACCCTTGGAATCAAAAAAGATTATCATCATAACCTTACTGGCACTGGGACTCATCTTTGCTTATTTCGGAGGTGGCGACTGCATCCTTTTCATTGAGAACTTTGTTGTTTCAGTTCTGGATCATAATGATATATTCAAGATTCATCTATGGTTatgatttaattcatttctttgtttGCTTCCTCACCAAACCACAATAACAGGTCTTGATACCTGTTGCATTTGCAACAGTGTGAGCAGGGAAGACACGCATCTCGTTTGGCCAAATCATCTTGCAAAATCGAAAATGCAGTGCCAACTGAAATTCTAGACATGATAGCAAATTACCATTAGCTTCCTAATGGTAATTCGTCGTTCTTCATGGACGGTAGCAGCAGCTGTATTCTTTACAAACTCAGTACAAGATGAAGGGCACGGCTCGTCGGCGTTGCTCTCTACCATCCTCAAGTGCTTTACACCATTTGGAGAAGGTCAACTGGTTCATAACATCACCATACAtcatagttaataatttaaatgcgTCTTTTTGGTTCTCCCCGagtttcactaaaaatttcacattacagCGTTGCTTTAACTTTTTATCCGAGTTGTACATGGTAGGCAAATGTCTAACACACGATACACAAATCACCATATATGTCCACTCACTGCACCGATCGACTTGAAACTGATCGTTATAGATGGCTAAAAGAATTGGCTGCGCCAGTGATTCCCAAATTGCCCCATGGAGCTGTGGCTTCTTCACAGGTACATTGCGAAAtaatgtaaaagcttcataattaactgAAACAAGACATtggcttaaaatatttattgtttgttttatttatgttatttttttacttaataaaataaaaaaattatctagatgcacaggttttatttatttctttctcttacttacgagtagtcatacttttaattagagtagggcaccatggaaaaattttaattaaaaaagggcgCCGTGACTCATTAAAGTTTGAGAACCACTGGGTACATAATGGTATGCAGTATTACCACCCTTCGCAACACATTTTCCCTCAGGGTCACTATTATCATTACTTTGTGAACAGCCCCCATATTCTAAGCAGATACAAAAGTAGTGCtagtaatgatttattaatatgttaaaaaaagtgttacattACATTAAAGGAACTCTTGATTTGAAATTAGTTGATAGTAAAAATTCTACTACAGATATTATCAGAGGTTTTGTAAATGCTTATTAGGGTGTTGACACTGCTGATGGAAAGTACTGGGGTGTCCACTACAAtagatatcattttaaaatgtttaattgtactGCGTCTTGGTGTTAAAAGAAGCAGCCTTGTATTTTTCTAAGGCAGAATATGTAACCTCAGTCAATGTGTCAGTGAAGCTTGttggtttcaaaatattttaattgaattagaaGTGACAGAAAATTCAAGTGATTTAGATGTACTTTTATTTGAGAACAATCTGCCTGCTACATGAGTTAGTAAATCTTGCAAGCAACCCAAACAATTAAAGCACATTGACATTAAGTATCATTTTATTCAAGAGAAAATTAAGCTAAGTATAATAAAAGTGGCCGACATACTCACAAAGCCTGTCAGTAAAGTGTcatttgaaatattaagaaagttaaaatgaaaagtaaaaaattatttttattttgttgttatttttaaagttcaatCTGTTTGTGTTCTTGACATTATTAAACTTTTGGTGTATTGTTATGATTCATATCTAATATGACATTGTTATATTTGTAAGGTTGTCAGCTGTAtcgtatgtattatttttgttgtaaacatttcGATTGTGTTACAATTGAAATGTTGGTTACTAAACTTATATTGTTTTGGTTTATCAATTAATAGTATAAGTATCAATAGGAAGAAAATATATGCTGTATATATATGAGAGttcttatttgatttattaaatttttaaagtaaactgcTGGTTgtcaattgtttatatatttaaacaactcTGCAACAATTTATTATACCTAAATATATTCTCATATAAAACATGTCAACTCTTggggctccctcaaaaagtcagaatgaatttttaagatacaaaactGGGGTGTTGGATCAATACCTGGTGCCTGTAAGCAGCATTAATCTTGTTgaactatatttagaaaataaaatatgttagctTATCCTTATGTCTGTATTTATGAACATGTAATCTGctaaaaaaaatgatcatttattcttaaaaaaataacaatatccacctttacAAAATCAaacaacagaacaattttcatataactcaacTTCCATTGCCACTTTTAATATAATGCCCAAACCATCTGAAAAATtttcccatcaatttatttaaaatatgagtacaattaaaagattttcttttataaaaacaatactattctattgatgaatttttaaataagactaattttaacaaaaaaggtataaaaatattattttgtgtttgtgtttaaataattaatacacacttttttaatatttgtattatatattggtctGATATATTATGTAAAGAtcagaataaaatcttttttttatttcttgtaattgaTAAAGTAATCAATCTTGACCAGAATCAAGCGcctaagaatgaaatttttaatgaaaatccttAGAAGTAATAGATGTGTTGGAAAAGGTGTTAAATGTGTTACCTGTAGGGTGTTTCTCAACACATCTCAATGTAAGTTCAAATCATCTTTACCTATATGAATTCTGTTATTTTCtgccatttatttaaatttgatcaaaaatctttcttttttttcagaatttacctGATGATATTTATTGTGCGGATACCCTTCCTGCATTTAaagaatttgtatataaaaataaaccaaatgaaGCTGAAGAGTTAGATGAAGCTGAACAAATGGCAGATGATTCTGAACCATCTGCTGTAGAGAAAACAGGGGATAGCGAACAGGAacctaaaatagtttttttacctGATGATATAAATCCAACagataatggaaaatatttatggGGAACAGATGATTGGAATGATGAATTAATTAGAGTTAcagaattaattgaaaatgaacTTCTAGAAGAAGTTAATAACATAAACTTAGATGAAATTAGAAAAGTGAATGAGACAACTCCAAAACGAAGAACAAATTGCTTGCCTTCATCACaaaccggtttaaaaaaaaaaaaaattaatcacagtaaagataaaataaatgctagtaaaaatttattttctaataaaaattcaaacgcTGCTAAACATAGCTATAAACTTAAAGATTGTTATGAGTATCTTACTGAAAAGAAGATTATTAATCAACATAGAGCAGATTCAGATACCCATGCACTTTTAGAGTGTATTGTTAAAATTGGGCCCCAACTTCTTGACTGGTTTGACAATAATTGTAAACCATTTAATAATGTTACAGAGTTGTGGAATAttcaaaaacacaaataaaaaatgaataattattaataaaaaattccttctttGTCATTTTTACGTTCACATGTGCCGTTACTGAATGCATCTTACATCATAACATAACTGCCATTAAAAAGtcttatttctgctacatttaatcaattttatattccAGTGCCATTTCTTCATTCATATGAAGTTGTCatataatatcttaataaatacatataatatataaatgcgaaagtttgtgatGGTTCTGTCCGTTTGctacagcatcacgcgagaactaactgaccgattgctttcaaattttcaggatacattcatgttattccAAGGAATATATTAAGTCATAGATTGAGACCCTAGCCACCTTGGGGtagaagttgtgaatttttcctcttCGATGATGACCTAATACTGTTTTtgacgtaaaaataatagactgcATTTTATAACATATCTGATTTTCAGCATTTATCTTAACTCCTTCGCAAACTGTAGGGTATTCTGAGGAAATGTAAAAGGGATATCTTTTGGAAGTAGGAGCTTGCATGTCAAGAGTGAGGGAAACATtgttcaggctttaattgttttttatcaatattgCTCTCACAACCTTGagtgaggataatgaacacagtgtAGGTTCAGAGAACGGAGCACCCTGGATATGGGAAGCGTATGTGAAGCAAGCCCTAACCGGCTGgtatatatgtttaaacaaaaatatgtatgtatataaaatgacaGTTAACTTGTTACACATACCTTTTACCTGCAATAGAACATATTAACTAAATATTGCTTACAaatgattatgattatttttgactggttttctttttgtattaaaaaagtatatagatttatgtaaataggttttattataatttaattttaatatatttctgtgATAGTGTACATCTTTTATTGCTCTAACAGTATGAACGATTATCAAGTTTTTAAGTTAGTACATGTAGCAACCAGTATAtgaattcaaaattcataattttatacatcaCATCTATCTATATGTTTTTAAGTAGTTGAactgcttttaaatttaaaatatatttgtattacttttatgttataaaaacatatatgcttttagattttattcagttaaattcattaaaaatgaataattgttattaaggaaaaattatgaaaatgatttattgtttaaaacagtaatttaaattattttttaattatgtttaataatgtttctttttaataaaggtttCTCAGACATATATTTCTAACATCTACTTTATCAATGTATCTTATTTCTCATATATACTGCCAAAGCCAATCTGCAGTGCCagttaatcaacaaaaaaaaaaactgtttttcaaatTCGTAGAAGCATTTTATACAGTCTATATAGTGCTTGAGCCCATTTCTACAGAATAATTCTCCTTACTTAATAATTGTGATCCTaatatctttttgaattttttattcttggtaatttattgttttgataaGAATAGTTTATATTGAATTTCTGTTACACATTTTCCCCATATTTTGACAATTGCAAAAtcattcctttctttttattctttttttcttataagtcACTCCCTGTAAACTTCTATACCAgcaattaatttctgttattcatGTTTTAATATGATCATTATTTTTCTGGTTTTCTTACTATCCTTGTTTTGTTAACATAAAGgacaattttgtattatattatatatatattttaaaagaaaaataattgaaataaattttatttagatttttatgagaattaactattattgttaaaaaaataacgtatactagattttaaacaattatatacatttattctctagtttcattttattgttgtgTCAAAACGTACTTTCAAAAAgcatgaattttttaacatttatttttatacttacatgagcatatattttattcatgtttttattatttctgtatgaaAAGTTAAtagttacatataatatttattagtttgtttttacatttaaattagtattttagttttagtaatactaaaatatttctattttgaataaataaatttttttactttagtttggTCTGGTTTTAATTTATCTCTTATTAAGTCtatcttattttgtttaatatatattatagtttgttattttatggTACAATAACATAAtgcaaaagttaaaatatttaactttgccTTTTTTAAGTATGTACTAAATTGAGGTACATTTAGTAATGTGGTGACAAATAATTTACTGTGATTTGAATAGGTAGGTGAACAAAAGACCACTGCCCATTTGAAAAGTTGTACACAATAAATTCAAAAGGCAATAAACCTGcatcttaagaaaaaataaaacaagttcacAGGATCCACGtacttttaataattctgttaggccatttgtaataaagaaatatagtttaacaaataattttcttgaagttttgacttaaacatttaaatattatttcatgttataacCCAATAACCATATAAAGACGAGgactaacaaaaaatatctgtagacTATATATATCCTTGTAACTGACAAGGGCAGGCAGTCAGCTTAAAAAAGACTTAATTGAACCGTTTTGCAGGGTGGTAAAATTGGCATTCCTACTTTAAATAGCTTTCAATTTGGAGTTGActttctttatgaatttttaaatagttcaaatagtttattcatatattttgtgTAGATTCACATAAcagaatttctttacattatttttcaccatAGCACTCACTAATTCACGGATATCAATTAAATTTGCAAGTAGCcatattttgagtaaattctttattaaccCTTGTATGTACAAGTGTTATTGTGAATTTGATTTGTCATttgatatataaagaaatactaattttaataatgcatattaacataattaagtaCAAACAGCTGGTAACCAAGGCAGTAACAAAATATCAAGttgtttacatttatagaaagaaataaacattttgatattacaaataaagaggAAATGAAGTAGGGTTTGTATATCTACAGTCTCAGCAGTGGCTATAGCTGAGCAGCGAGCATTCTAGTCTCATAATTAAGAGGTTTGAGTCTACATGTCTTTTATATAGTGTTcatgacaataataaaagaatctaGAAAAAAGTACGCATTTCATAtttgctgattattattttacttgaatataacaattatttacctAAAAACTACCGGGTGGTCACATGGAGAATGAAGGGTTAACCACAAATTTACTTTAtagaacacaaaaaattaaaattttagtagattgGTCATGAGGGCCATAGTTACTTTAGTAGCAACAGAGCTTTGACCTTTATCATCTCCGCAAATGATGTACTTGGAATCGGCGAAAGaggattattattatcaattttgtcAGTAATACTAGGACTAGGCCTACCTGTTTTTTGAATGAACATTCTCTTTTTAGATGGCGATTCATCTTCCTCTTCTTCAGACTCAGAAGTTGAAGGCTGACCTTAGTCAGATAGGTAAACGTTGCCGAAAATTTCATCATCTTTTTCTTCATCAGACCACAAATCCTgccaaattttttgtaattctttttccaTTGATTCATAACTTCTGTTCATTTTTCAGTGTTAAATATAAATAGGGTTTTTGCAGTTTTACAGGTAAAAAATACCACTTTCAAAGTAACCCTAGTTGCTTAAGAAagtaatgacaaattttaaacgatttatagAATGAAAAATTCGACTTCAAAATTGTCGGTTTGAATATCGTAAATTgccagttaaaattattattttgacaaCATACCAGATAATTACTTCTCGCATCAGTGTTGATCCTCAGATTCACCACTAAAATCTGACAAGTGATTTAGGTATAATGCAATACAAATCCAGTACAAAAACACTAGCCCACCGGGCTGTGTCGTGGTTAAACTGAtcgcaaattttaaaatttctaggttcaaatcctagaaaaggcaattacttttatacggatttgaatacatcGTAGATACCGGTCTTCAttgaggttgggtttcaattaaccacacatctcaagaagtCAACCAGAGACTAAATTTACttatcatcctctgcagtaataccttacggcagTTCTGCAGGCTAacagaaagaaaatacaaaaaactggCAACTTTCTTATATAAAActgtcttaattaaaaattattttttttttattaagtaatatcccctaattgttttaaatttaattgaaacataATTAGGTATTTTACCAAACAATGCTACTGAAAAAAGTTCAGATatctgtaaaatgaaatattcaaaccTGGATTTTATTAACCTATATCCCTTGAAGTTGTTACACCTATGGCTTCATAAACATAATACTTTGTCAAGTATGGTAAAATTCAAGGGTTGCAGTCACACATGAAGCAGTTTACAAGAAGAAACCAATAAGAGGACCTAAAACAAGGGGTGCTGTGTTATAACACTAAccattgtataatttaaaatttgatatgaagtataacaaaaaaaaaagtttaacctggttttaaatttacaagataaTTAGGTTATAATCAAGGTAACAGCTGTGAAGATGTCAAATTAATGattattctacaaaaattgttataaaaagtcATATGAAAATTGCAAGCGCTCCACAAAGGATCTGCATGGTCAAATTACACTAGCCTTACACAATTGTATTTCTGTTGATTTTACACTTCATTTAGTGTTCGATTTGCATACATTTCCCATCATTACAATGTTCAACTATTTTTTACTGGACCAGTTGGATTTCCAACCATATAACTAAGAGtgaagttattttataaacttaaagttTGTAATTTACAACATATAATTTCCTTATTGCAGTATCAAATCATAAGTTCTagcagatatttataattttattttttaatactgtgcCTTGTGAAAAAACTATGCTGGTATGCAAAGTTaggaatacaaaatttcatataatgaaTACATCAAATGTTTTAAAACCACACTAAATCAACAATGTTAATAGATTTCAGAGACAGTTTTTTAGTGTTCTTAGACTAATGCTACAAGTTCCCTCGGCAACAAAAATTCATTTGCcctaaaaattaaatggtaaaagACTAAGGATATGCAAAAGGAAACTGAAAATTTACAACTTGGCTGCAAAGATTCCCTAAACCAGAACTCTACTTGGAACCATGTTTTAGACAGTTTCATAAATATGGTTATAATGCTGTTTAATTTGCATCCCAAaaattttagtgtttattttattcttacagCAGAAATCCAATGAAGTATTTGACTAgtcaacttaaaaacaaaatttttttgtaaaaaaatgtaaatgattttatacattaatttgttttaaatatttagctataattataatttgagcGAAGTATTTGtcgtttaattttacttataaattcacAATACACAgaaaatttttgtacttaataatattg contains these protein-coding regions:
- the LOC142329269 gene encoding uncharacterized protein LOC142329269 — protein: MARMMESSEPVNINSFIVLDLETTGLPCFDKLTKITEISLLCLDRSQIMIAVKNKQLMPRVVQKLNLCVYPCRFINCGATEVSGLNNELLETCKTFGDVFDIILEMINMMPKPICMVAHNGNKFDFPILRSEIAHIKKNLPDDIYCADTLPAFKEFVYKNKPNEAEELDEAEQMADDSEPSAVEKTGDSEQEPKIVFLPDDINPTDNGKYLWGTDDWNDELIRVTELIENELLEEVNNINLDEIRKVNETTPKRRTNCLPSSQTGLKKKKINHSKDKINASKNLFSNKNSNAAKHSYKLKDCYEYLTEKKIINQHRADSDTHALLECIVKIGPQLLDWFDNNCKPFNNVTELWNIQKHK